GGATGAGACACTTATCGTCTTCTCTTCTTTGTTATCCGTGCTGTCCTTGTCATGACTGTATTTTTGTTCAGCATTGTAGTGGTGGCCCACAAAGATGGCGGTGTTTCCCCATGTGTTACCCATGAAACCGCCGCCGAAAACGGATCCTGTGATGGTTCCCTGATCTATTACTATGGTCGAATTGGATAGTTTGGTCGGGTCGCCACTCCAGTATTTATCATACGATCCGTCATCCCCATTGGACGATCCACCATAAACCGATCCGTGGATGTCTGTTTCCTCTCCGGAGATGTAGACGCCTCTGTTGCCAGTCACTCCTTCGTTTCCAACAACTCCCAATCCGCCGCCGAAGACATTCTCCCCAATCGTTCCACCAGATACGTCCACTATCGTGGATCCGACAAGCTTTCCAATCGAACCTGCACCGTATACGTTACCCTCTATGCTTCCATCATAGATTACGACAATCGAATTGCCAGTGACCTTCGCGTATCTGTCCAGGTATATTCCTTTGGTGTTTCCGACCTTTTCGATCCTGAATTTATCAGTGTCGTATATCTCTCCCCAATAGAACGATACTCCGCTCGAGATCGTTACGCTTATCTTGTCATTGGGATTAGTGCTGTTTACAAAACGTCCATCCGCGGTGGGGCGGTATTTGATATTGTTATTCTGTATGTAGAAGCCGGTGTTGTCGATTCCTTGAGTGTACACCACATTGTCCGAATCGACGATCATGACCTGCTTCCTATCAGTCACATCCCCTGTGTTTTGGAACCATACGGATTCGCTTACTATGACAGGTTCGTAATAGATTTCGGTATGGGTGGCATCAATCATGACGTCATTGCCTTTCTTGGCTGCGTAGGAGTAGGTATAATTGCCATCGCTTCCAGTGAACCAGGGCAGTTTATCGAAAGTGATTCCCGCATTTGTATTCTTGAGCACTAAGAATGAGGGCGTAAGGATGGATTCCTCGCTATGGGTCTCATCTTCATAGAATTTTGTCGTTCCGCCGTCGAAGGATGCGTTGATACCCTTTCCTCCTCCGTAGACGTTACCTTTGACCGTTCCGCCGTTCACTGTTACGGAGACATCTCCGTAGACGCAAGCAACGTCGTTGTTTCCAGATTTGAAATCAGTTTTTGTCTGGTCGTCCCATCCGTACATCTCCAGGATTGGTAACGACATTCCTCCTCCGTAGACGTTTCCGTTGACGACGGTGTTGCCCGATATCCTTATGTAGACGTCCCCGTAGACGTTCGAGAATCCTACAGTGTTTTTCAGACCATCGAGGTTTAGGGCAGAGTTGATAGTTCCATTCGAATTGTGCTTGATCTTATCCAAACCACCGCTTCCACCACCATATACGTCATAGACTATGTTTCCGCCTTTGATATCGATGTTGATGACGAGTTCCTTATGACCTTGAGCCTGGGCTTCCGCCGTTACTTCTTTTCCGATCGTTCCTCTGTATCCACAGCCGAAAACATATCCGATCGTTCCGCCGTCTATGGTTATTGAAATGGAGGAATCCCAAAGCATGGACCTTCCAATCGGGAGATCATAATTGTCATATCCTCCGCCGAATACCGATGCGACAGTGGCGTTCTGTCCGATTTTTATTATGACGTTGTCTACGCAATTGTTACTTTCAGATTCTTTGGGTATACCGTCGGTGATAGTTCCGCATGCCAGATGTCTTACTATTGCGCTTCCCGAGATTTCGAGATATGCTGCATCTGTATGTGTGAATTTTTGACGGCCTCCGGCCTGGACATCCCAAACGGAGGTTTTGTCGGAGAGGAATATATGTGTAGATCCTATGATTTTGGATTGACTGTTCAGACCCGAACCTCTGGACATACCGCCTTCCACGATGCTGGATTGCACGATGCTGTATTTTCTGGATTCATCGCTGAAACCGGTACTGCTGTCCTCCCAATTATCTCCAGGTGTGAAATGTCCAGTCATGTAGACGAATGTTCCTCCAACATTCTCCGGATGGTATTCACTATCTGGGTTTCCTCCGTAGATAATATTCGCTCTGTTTCCAGAGCTTCCTCCTATGACCGTATCGGTAGTGGTGCCCCCCTTGAGCACTATGTATGTGGACAGGGGTTGGTTGACAGTTCCGATGTCCTTCATGAACGATCCTGAGACGGTATTGTAGTAAACTCCGTCATGGATGATCACATACGTTCCCAATTCCACTGCAAGATTACTGGTTGTTCTCCCGTCTCCGAAAACTATTTTCTTTTCTGTGATGGAATATTCTTCTTTCGTGCTGGGGTCGTATCCTTCGAAGACTATCGGGGTCTCGATAGCATTCTTATAGCTCCCTCCAAAGACCTGAGGCGCTTCAGATGCTGGATTTGTATTCTTTCCGGAACCTGTTCCCAGGGTAGGGTTTTGGATGTTGACACCGATTATCAGCACATGTCCTTCAGCAAATATGGACCCTGAACCGGAATCACCGTGTTGGCCTTCACTTGATGCTCTTTTTATTCCCACATTGTCAATTATAACGTTGCCGTCCAGTCTGCAGAGTTCATCGTTGTTTACGGTTCCCCCGAAACGAAGGGTTACAGGATTATTGGGATCAGCAGAACGGTATGTACCGGTCGGAAGAGCCTTTAGGTAAGAATCGTCTGTCTTACCAATTGACATTATGAAATAATTCTCCCAGTTCCTTGTGTTCTCTATGGATAGGCTGAATATCGTTCCGAACATATCGGATGAGGAACGACTGTCTCCGCGGATGACAGCATCGTATCTTCCCTTGTAATTATCCATATCTATTGCAGCGATGTTATAGCTTCCATAGATGTTGGATGGTTTTGCATACGGGGATAAGATGTCAAATACGTATCTATATCCGCTCGTCCAATGATCTACATAGACTGAATCATTCTTCAATATGAAGATATCCGGCTCTATCCATTTTGCATAGAGGGTGCTGGTGCTGTTATCGACTACATCTCCAGGATACACAGTGATCCATTTGTCGTCTTTGAATGTCAGCCATCCTCCGAATACCTTGTTCGGATTTAGGCTATAGTTGTTTATAGTGAAGGATACGGTGACGGTGTTTCCATTCCCGGTAAATTTGTAAGTATCGTATACGGCGCCTTCAGATTCAAAGGTCATGTTTGCAGATATGTTAGAAATTGTAGTATGAGGTATCTGGAAGTAGTACGTTTTGTTATTGGATGTTGATTTGAACTCTATCGATACTGGCCAGTTCTGAATGGTTACGCTGTAAGAGTTGCTGGGAGAATCGGTTATCTGCGTTCCTGTGGTCGATGTGGTCACCGTATAGCTTTTGGTCGGGGTGCCCTCGGTGATCGTTGATATTTCTCCGTTGCTCTTAAGTTCGTAATTCCAGTTCGATGCCGGTGTAATCCAGTTCCCGGCTATGCCATCATTATTCCCTGTGTTGTTCCAATAGACGGGATTGTATTCTGTGGAGGCGATTCCAGAGTACGGGATGGATGCTGAGGTGTTGTTACCAGCTGGATCGACATATGAAATGTTATGGGAATATGAAGGGTCCGTCGAATCCACACTTGAGGCAGCCAGAATGAAAACTATTGCTACCGCTATCAATAAGAATGCCGCTATACCGCGTCCAGTCTTTTTCATGTTACTTGAAAAAGTGCCTTTCTGCCCCCTCATATGCCATCTTTCCCATCGATTACATCAGTCACACACTTGGTTCGTTATCTTTCCCTTGTAAAGACAGCGATAACGCATGCGCGTTACTTTCTTTGTTAAAGGATGATTAGCTATTAGTTGTATATATGTTATAAAGTTAGATTTATCCAACATTCTGCTATCTGGATGTATAATCCAATAAATACGATTTGATTTCAGCCATTTCTTCGACAAAGTAGTTTGATTCTTTTGACCGGACATAAACGGCCCCTCCTCATCAAAAATCATTCGACGTTCACCGTATTATCCCGATGCGAATGACGTAGTGTGATCGACACGATCGTGAATGCAAGAGTAGTTAGATTCCAGAGAAGTCGTAAATGGTTTGGAAGGGGCCTCATCGGCCCTCATCCCATGCGTACGATACGCAGCACGTTCTTCATTCCGTTCAGATCGATGGAGCCTCTTCATTTCTCGCTGTCAAGCAGCCAATCTATGACGTTCATCACAATTATTCCGTCGAAGGTCCCGAGATTGAACCTGTCCATAGTCAGCACCTTCTTGGGGAAGTTGTCCCGTATCATCTCCAATGACCGGAATTCCCTGTCCCTCGTGTCCTCCGGAAGTATGGTGGCCGCCACCTGGTAGTATTCCACTTCGCTCCCTTTGATCGCTGTGAAATCCACTTCCCTGTCGCGGTAGGATCCTATCCTCACCGTGTACCCCCTGCGTATCAGTTCGAGGTACACGACGTTTTCCAGCGGTCTGCTCATGTCATCGGTCCCGGATCCCTGCAGGGCCATGAATCTCATCCCTAGGTCCGATGCATAGAACTTGCCGTTCGTCGAAAGGAGCTTCTTCCCTACGATGTCATACTTCTCCGCATGATAGAATAGAAGGGCATCGATCATCCCTTCTATGTATCTGTCCACGGTCCCATTATTCAATCCAGTCCCTTCGGATATGTTCGCGATGTTTGTAACATTGCCGATATTGGAGTATAGGAATCTGGCGATGGACCTGATCTTGTTCACGTCATCGGTCTTCAGCCTGGACAGCACATCTTTTATCAGGACGGTGCTGAAGACGCCCTCGAGATAGCCGAGGCTGTATCTTTCCCCTCTATCGGGGTCCGCATCGGGAAGCCCGCCGTATCTCAGATACTGATTGAACCTGTCCTCACTGTTCCCTGGATGCAGTTCGAGGAATTCGCCGAAGGACAGGGGCAGCATCTTGATCTCTATGTATCTTCCCGAGAGATGGGTCGAAAGATCCGTCGACAGCATATCCGAATTGGAACCGGTGAGGTAGACATCGTAGTTCTTAGTCTCTTCCAGAGAGGAGACTATGAGTTCCCATCTGTCCACATTCTGTATCTCATCCAGGAGAATGTAGACTATTCCGCTCTTCGGTAGTTTCCTCAGTTCGGAGCGCAGTTCTTCCGGGGAT
Above is a window of Thermoplasmata archaeon DNA encoding:
- a CDS encoding ATP-binding protein, producing MEKTVRRAEYLRQLHESKDATSIVKVITGMRRCGKSTLMDQFVEDLRSEEVADDHIFHVNFESFEGYDVISPEELRSELRKLPKSGIVYILLDEIQNVDRWELIVSSLEETKNYDVYLTGSNSDMLSTDLSTHLSGRYIEIKMLPLSFGEFLELHPGNSEDRFNQYLRYGGLPDADPDRGERYSLGYLEGVFSTVLIKDVLSRLKTDDVNKIRSIARFLYSNIGNVTNIANISEGTGLNNGTVDRYIEGMIDALLFYHAEKYDIVGKKLLSTNGKFYASDLGMRFMALQGSGTDDMSRPLENVVYLELIRRGYTVRIGSYRDREVDFTAIKGSEVEYYQVAATILPEDTRDREFRSLEMIRDNFPKKVLTMDRFNLGTFDGIIVMNVIDWLLDSEK